Proteins from a genomic interval of Gopherus evgoodei ecotype Sinaloan lineage chromosome 7, rGopEvg1_v1.p, whole genome shotgun sequence:
- the LOC115655085 gene encoding homeobox protein vex1-like, whose protein sequence is MTKAPFSVEWLSQSSQDTYEPQQRPGSYAEGTRGRTFASYGLLTRVGNPVCNSRTNPQPHQTGEKDERIKTLDTSSKNDPRSEKVLDSSSSIAAPAAAKRAWSAAESGSDWESGRSECLSPEEPGGRGSRRLRTAFSVEQISTLESSFKRHKYLGSAERRKLAAKMQLSEVQIKTWFQNRRMKLKRQLQEMRPEPFYSPVSFGARPLPLHYVYPAQQQLLAHLSRQEAVPASFAFPALPASALSPASTFRAEPGFWQAPCFVGYRDSRAFLLPI, encoded by the exons ATGACCAAGGCTCCTTTCTCTGTAGAGTGGCTTTCCCAGAGCAGCCAAGACACCTATGAACCACAGCAAAGGCCCGGTAGCTACGCAGAAGGCACTCGGGGCAGGACTTTTGCATCATATGGATTGCTCACCCGGGTCGGAAATCCAGTCTGCAACTCCAGAACAAACCCACAACCGCACCAAACAGGGGAGAAGGATGAACGTATAAAGACCTTGGACACCTCTTCTAAGAACGACCCCAGGAGTGAGAAGGTTTTGGATTCTTCCTCCTCTATAG cagcaccagccgcAGCCAAGCGGGCGTGGAGCGCCGCGGAGTCCGGTTCCGACTGGGAGAGCGGCCGCTCGGAGTGCCTGTCCCCCGAGGAGCCCGGCGGCAGGGGCAGCCGCCGCTTGCGCACCGCCTTCAGCGTGGAGCAGATCAGCACCCTGGAGAGCTCCTTCAAGCGCCACAAGTACCTAGGCTCCGCCGAGCGCCGCAAGCTGGCCGCCAAGATGCAGCTGTCCGAAGTGCAG ATCAAGACGTGGTTCCAGAACCGGCGCATGAAGCTGAAGCGGCAGCTGCAGGAGATGAGGCCCGAGCCCTTCTACAGCCCCGTATCCTTCGGAGCGCggcccctgcccctgcactaCGTCTACCCGGCTCAGCAGCAGCTCTTGGCTCACCTCTCCAGGCAGGAGGCCGTCCCCGCCAGCTTCGCCTTCCCAGCACTGccagcctctgccctgagccccgccagCACCTTCCGGGCGGAGCCAGGCTTTTGGCAGGCGCCCTGCTTTGTGGGCTACAGAGACTCCAGGGCCTTCTTGCTGCCCATTTGA